AAAATAAAATTAAATATACCTCTTATGAGTGCAGGAATGGATACAGTTACGGAGTCCAAAATGGCTATTGCTATGGCTAGAGAAGGCGGTATGGGAATAATACATAAAAATATGAGCATAGTTGAGCAAGCTGGTGAAGTTGATAAGGTAAAAAGACAAGAAAATGGAGTAATAACAGATCCTTTTTATCTTGCACCAGATAATACTATACAGGATGCGCTAAATCTTATGAGTAGATATAGAATTTCTGGAGTGCCTATAACTAAAGGAGAAAAATTAGTTGGAATAATAACTAATAGAGATATATTATTTGAAAATAATTATGAAAAAAAAATAGAAGAAGTTATGACTAAAGAAAATCTTATAACAGCGTCAGAAAATACCACTATAGAAGAAGCAAAAGATATATTAAAGTCACATAAAATAGAGAAATTACCTTTAGTAGATAAAGACAATAATTTACGTGGACTTATTACCATAAAAGATATAGAAAAGGTTAAAAAATTTCCTAATAGTGCTAAAGATTCTAGAGGAAGACTTTTATGTGGTGCAGCAGTTGGAGTTACAAAGGATATGATGGAAAGAGTAGACGCCTTAGTAAAAGCACAAGTAGATATAATTACAGTAGATACTGCACATGGACACTCTAAAGGAGTTATAGAAGGCGTAAAAAAAATAAAAGAAAAGTATCCAGATATTCAAATTATTGCAGGTAATGTTGCAACAGCTGAAGCGACTAGAGACTTAATAAATGCAGGAGCGGATTGTATAAAGATCGGAATAGGACCAGGTTCTATATGTACAACTAGAGTAGTTTCAGGTGTGGGAGTTCCTCAACTTACAGCAGTTATGGACTGCGTTGAAGAAGCAAATAAATATGGAATATCAGTAGTAGCTGATGGTGGAATTAAATATTCAGGAGATATAGTTAAATCATTAGCTGCTGGAGCCAAAGCTGTTATGATGGGGTCAATGTTTGCAGGCTGTGCAGAAGCACCAGGAGAAACAGAAATATATCAAGGAAGAAGTTATAAAGTATATAGAGGAATGGGGTCATTAGCTGCTATGGCCTGTGGTAGTAAAGATAGATATTTCCAAGAAGATAACAAAAAATTAGTACCTGAAGGAGTAGAGGGAAGAGTACCATTTAAAGGAGCAGTAACAGAAACAATATATCAGATGTTAGGTGGAATTCGTTCTGGTATGGGTTATTTAGGTTCTGCTACTTTAAAAGATTTATATGAAAAAGCTACATTTGTAATTCAAACATCTTCAGGAATAAGAGAAAGTCATCCTCATGATATTTCAATAACAAAAGAAGCGCCAAATTATAGCGTTAACCAATAAAAGGAGGCACATATGAATAAAGAATTAGTATTAGTAGTTGACTTTGGAGGTCAATATAATCAATTAATAGCAAGACGTGTAAGAGAAAATAAGGTTTATTGTGAGATAATACCATATACTACTTCTATAGAAAAAATAAAAGAAAAAGGCCCAAAAGGAATAATATTTACAGGTGGTCCTAATAGTGTATATGCAGAAAATGCTCCAAAAGTTCAAAAAGAACTATTTGATTTAGGTATTCCAGTTTTAGGCATATGCTATGGAGATCAACTTATGGCTCATAGTTTAGATGGGGAAGTTACAAGTCCTGAAAAAAGAGAATATGGTAAAACAGAAGTAAACTTAGATAATAATAGTGTATTGTTTAAAGATGTAAAAGAAAAAGATCAATGTTGGATGAGTCATACAGACTATATATCAAGAGTTCCAAATGGATTTAAAACTATAGCAACAACAGATGAATGTCCTTGTGCAGCTATGGAAAATACAGAAAAAAAATTATATGGAGTTCAATTCCATCCAGAAGTAGAACATACTTTATTTGGAAAACAAATGCTTAAAAACTTTTTATTTGACATATGTGATTTAAAAGGTGATTGGACTATGAGTTCTTTTGCAGAGCAGCAAATAAAATCTATAAAAGAAAAAGTTGGAGATAAAAAGGTAATATGTGCTTTATCTGGTGGAGTAGATTCATCTGTAGCAGCAGTAATTGTTCATAAAGCTATAGGAAAACAATTAACTTGCATATTCGTTGATCATGGTTTACTTAGAAAAGATGAAGGTGATCAAGTAGAAAAAGTATTCAAAAATCAATTTGATATGAATTTAATAAGAGTTAATGCTCAAGATAGATTCTTAGGAAAGTTAAAGGGAGTTTCAGATCCAGAAAGAAAGAGAAAGATAATTGGGGAAGAATTTATAAGAGTATTTGAAGAAGAAGCTAAAAAATTAGGTGATATAAGCTTCTTAGTTCAAGGTACTATATATCCTGATATAGTAGAAAGTGGAACAAATACATCAGCTACTATAAAGAGTCATCATAATGTAGGTGGATTACCTGAAGATATGGAATTTAAATTAATAGAACCTCTAAGAGAGCTATTTAAAGATGAAGTAAGAGCTGTTGGAGAAGAATTAGGTATACCACATAAATTAGTATGGAGACAGCCTTTCCCAGGACCAGGATTAGCGATAAGAGTACTAGGTGAGGTTACAGAAGAAAAGTTAGCTATTACTAGAGAAGCAGATGCTATATTTAGAGAAGAAATAGCTAAGGCAGGTTTAGAAGAAAAAATATGGCAATATTTTGCTTGCTTACCAAATATACAATCAGTAGGAGTAATGGGAGATGAAAGAACATACTGCCATACAATAGCATTAAGAGCTGTTACATCTTCAGATGCAATGACTTCAGATTGGGCAAGAATACCTTATGGAGTACTAGATAAAGTATCAAGAAGAATAGTAAATGAAGTTAAAGAAGTTAACAGAATTGTATATGATGTAACTTCAAAACCACCAGCAACTATTGAATGGGAATAAAATATAATATTTAGGTAATATAAAAAGTGATTTCAATATTTACTTATTATAAAGTAAATTGGAATCACTTTTTTATATTTTTTGTATTAATTTGCGTAAGGATTTTAAGAAAAAAATATATCATAAATATGTTTAAAAATTAAATATATTATGTAATGTAAATAATTAATAATTGTAAAATCAAGAAAATTGATAAATTAAAAACTTATTTTTTATTTAGTAAAATATAGTATTATATTTAAATTTTACTATAGTTACTATTTATTTTAATTTATTCTTTAAAGCTTGATAAATTAAGCTTTAAAAAGTTGTTTTATTACATTAATATAAGAGGTTTTTATACTAATATTATAAAAATTAACAATTAATGCATCTAATGATTTTTAATTTTATTGAAATTCTGAATAATTGCTATATTGACTACAATTTATTTATATGGTACATTGATAAAGAATAAACAATTTAAAAAAAGGAGTGTGAAAAATGTCAAAACAAAACAAACAAAAGGATATTTTTGTACAAGGATTCGCACTATTCGCAATTTTTTTTGGAGCAGGAAACTTAATTTTCCCACCTAGTTTAGGGATGGCTGCAGGAGATAAATGGGCTTTAGCTGCTTTTGGCTTCTTACTTACAGATCCAGTTTTGCCAATCTTGGGTGTAATTGCAACAGCTAAGGTAGGAGGTAAAGCAGAAGACTTGGGTAAGAGAGTTAGTCCAGGTTTTGCAAAGCTTTTAGGAGCAGTCTGTATTTTGGTTATTGGTCCTTTGTTTGCTATTCCTAGAACAGCCGCTATCGTATATGAAATAGCAGTAAAACCAGTAGCACCTAGTGTACCAATTATAGTTATATCATTAATATTTTTTATACTAACTTATATATTTGCATGTAATCAGGGGCATGTAATAGATAATATCGGTAAAATTTTAACACCATTGTTATTAATTATACTAGCTGCTATAGTAATTGCAAGTATAGTAACACCTGTAGGGCCAATAGTAGCAACAAAACCTAATAGATACTTTTTGATAGGTTTTCAGGAAGGGTATCAAACAATGGATGCATTAGGAGCATCATTGATGGCTGGAATAGTATTAACAGATTTAATTTTAAAGGGATATAAAGATAGAAAAGAACAAGAATATATGACTATTAGAGTAGGCTTAGTTTCAGGAGTTTTATTGTTATTGGTATATGGAGGTCTTACATTTGTAGGAGCCACTGGAAGTGGAGTTTTTAATGGGGATATTACTAGAGTTGACTTATTGTTAAAATTAGTATATGGACTTTTTGGAAATGCTGGTGCTGTAGCTATATCCGTAGCAGTAGCTTTAGCCTGTTTAACTACAGCAGTAGGACTTACTTCTACAGCAGCTAATTTTTTCAATAGTGTAAGTAATGGAAAACTTTCTTATAAAGCTGTTAGTATTGCTGTAGTATTATGTAGTTTATTTTTATCTGTAATAGGAGTAGAAGGATTAATTAATATAGCTGTACCAATCTTATCCACTGTATATCCAGTAATGATTGTTCTAATATTAATGACCTTATTTGACAAATATATTTCTAATAATATGACTTATACTGGTGCTGTTATAGGGGCATTTTTAGTTAGTTTAATTATAAATATAAATGGTACATTTGGTATTTTAAATGGGGCCATGGGGATTGTAAAAAAATTACCTCTTTTTGAAGCTGGATTTCCATGGATTGTACCAGCTATAGTATTAGCTATTTTATTCACTATATTTGGGAAAAAAAACAAACCTCAAAGCTTAGAACATGAAAATTCTTTTGAAAATTAATCTGCGTTAATCAGATAAATTGTGAAAGCAATATATCAGTAATAAAAAGCAATTATAGCAATATTAAAATTTTATAGGGATTATAGTCAGATAATTTTGAAAAATGTGATTTAAATTAAAAGCAATATTGATAAAAGTTATACAAAAAAATTCATGTTGAACATAAGATGGAATTTGAGAGAATATACATTGAAGGTCCTGATAAGGTATAGAAAATAAGGGCTAGAAGGTAATATGAAAAAGATTTAAAAAATGGGAATTCCAGTAAAAATGAATTTTTTACTGGAATTTTACTTCATTGGTTCTATTAAATTACAAATTAAATTGACAAAAATAAAACGATATGATAATCTGTTTTTGACAGAAAAACTTATGATACGATATTATATTCCATCATGCTATATTTAAATATTTTTTAATAATATTCTACTAATAAATTTAAGAAATTTGAGGTGTAGTTATGGGACTTTATAACATTACTATTGGCGAGTATCTTAAAAAAACTTGTCGAAAATTCCCTAATGATGTTGCTATTCAGTCTTTAGAGATGCCTGATGGCATTTCATGGAGTAAGCTTGATAAAATCACAGATGATATAGCTAAAGGTATGGTTGTATTAGGACTTGAAAAAGGAGACAACTTAGTACTTTGGGGTTCTAATAAAAAAGAATGGATTTATATATTTTTAGCAGCAAGCAAAATAGGAGTATGCACAGTTACTTTAAATACTAATTATTTATTAGAAGAAGTAGTAAAAGTTTTACAAGTGGCTGACGCCAAGGCTATAGCATTTATGGAATCATTTTATAATACAAACTATGTAGATATTATTGAAAAAATTAAAAAAAGATATGATGAAGGGATATGTAATATACCACAAATAATGGAATATTTCATTTACTTTGGAGAAAAAGATCGTCCAGAATATACAGGAATAGATGATTTAATTTCTTTAGGAAAAAATTTAAAAGAAGAAACATTTGATTTAATTTGCAATGATATAAATCCCGATGAAGTTGTTAATATTCAATTTACTTCTGGAACTACTAGTTCTCCCAAAGGTGTTATGTTAACACATTACTCTCTTGTAAACAATTCATTTATAACTGGCAAAGTCTTAGGTATCACAAATAAAGACAAGCTATGTTTAGTTGTTCCATTTTTCCATTGCTTTGGCTTGTCGGTAGGCATACTTCTATCTATTGGTAGAGGATGTTCTATGGTATTAGTAGAATCTTATAAAATAACTCCATTAATAAATACTATAAAAACATTTAACTGTACTGTTTTGCATGGAGTTCCCACAATGTTTTGCAGAGTGTTAGAGGATGATAGCATAGATATAAACGTTTTCAAGACTATAAGAACAGGAATATTGGCTGGAGCAAATGTTACGGATGAATTGTTAGATGGCATTATAGAAAAAATGAATATAAAGGATATTCAGATTGCATATGGTCAAACAGAAACTTCACCTGGATGTACTCAAACTTTAAAGACAGATACTATTGATAAAAAATATAACAGTGTAGGTAAGCCATTACCTTTTGTAGAAATGAAAGTTATTGATATGGACACGAAAAAACAGTTACCAATAAATAATATTGGAGAAGTATGTATCCGTGGATTCAATGTAATGAAAGGATATTATAAAAATGATGTTTTAACTAGAAAAACTATTGATAAAGAAGGCTGGCTTCATACTGGTGATTTAGGATTTGTAGATAAAGAAGGATATTATAATATAACTGGTAGAATCCAAGACATAATTATAAGGGGTGGAGAAAATATAAATCCACATGAGATTGAGGAAAAATTATTATTACATCCTGAAATTTCTAAGGTAGAAGTTATAGGTGTACCAGATAAAAGATATGGGGAAGAAATTGTAGCCTGTATTATTCTTAAACCAGAAAGTTTTTTAACTAAGGAAGATATAAAAAAATATATTTCTCAAAGATTAGCACATTATAAAGTTCCAAAATACATAGAATTCTATGATGAATTCCCTTTAACAGATACAGGTAAAATTAAAAGGCACGAATTAAAAAAATTCTGTGAAAGAAAATTTGAATTAAGACAATCTATTTAAATTTATAATAAATAAATATATATAATAGTAAATCTATTTAAGGAGGCTTTTTTTATGGAAAACAATGCAAATATGTTTAATGGAGTAAAGGTTATTGAATTAGCAAATTTTATAGCTGCTCCAGCAGCAGGTAGATTCTTTGCTGATGGTGGTGCAGAGGTAATAAAAATTGAATCACCTGCAGGAGATCCTTTAAGATATACTGCTCCATCAGAGGGAAGACCATTAAGCCAAGAAGAAAATACTACTTACGATTTAGAAAATGCAAATAAAAAAGCAATAGTGGTAAATATTAAAAGTGAAAAAGGTAAAAAGATATTACATGAAATGTTAAAAGATGCAGATATATTATTAACTAACTGGAGAACAAAAGCTTTAGTTAAACAAGGATTAGATTATGATACATTAAAGGAGAAATATCCTAAATTAGTTTTTGCTCAAATACTTGGATATGGTGAAAAAGGACCAGATAAAGATCTTCCAGGATTTGATTACACTGCATTTTTCGCTAGAGGTGGTGTTTCTGGTACTCTTTATGAAAAAGGAACTGTTCCTCCAAATGTTGTTCCAGGTCTTGGAGATCATCAAGCTGGTATGTTTTTAGCAGCAGGTATGGCAGCAGCTTTATATAAAGCAAAAACAACAGGACAAGGTGATAAAGTAACAGTAAGCTTAATGCATAGTGCTATGTATGGTTTAGGTATTATGATACAAGCTGCTCAATATACAGAACATGGTTTAGTGTATCCAATAAATCGTAATGAAACTCCAAATCCATTTATAGTTTCATATAAATCTAAAGATGATTATTTTGTTCAAGTATGTATGCCACCATATGATGTTTTCTATGATAGATTTATGACTGCTTTAGGTAGAGAAGATTTAGTTGGAGATGAAAGATACAATAAGATAGAAAATTTAAAAGATGGACGTTCTAAAGAAGTATATAAGATAATTGAAGAACAAATGATTACAAAGACAAAAGACGAATGGGACAAAATATTTAGAGAAGCAGATATTCCATTTGCTATTGCACAAACTTGGGAAGATTTATTAGAAGATGAACAAGCTTGGTCAAATGACTATTTATATAAAATGAAATACCCAACAGGAAATGAAAGAGCATTAGTAAGACTTCCAGTATTATTTAAAGAAGCAGGATTACCAGAATATAATCAATCACCACAGATAGCAGAGAATACTGCAGAAGTTTTAAAAGATATGGGATATACAGATGAAGAAATTAAGGAATTAGAAGCAAACAAAGATATTATGATAAGGAATGAAAAATAATGACAGACATTTATACTATGGGTGTAGATATAGGTTCAACTGCATCAAAAACCGTAGTGTTAAAAAATGGAAATGAAATTGTAAGCCAGGCAGTAATACATGTAGGGGCCGGAACAAGCGGCCCCAAAAGGGCTATAGATTCTGTATTAAAAGAAGCAAAATTATCTATTGAAGATTTAGATTATGTTGTATCTACTGGATATGGAAGAAATAGTTTCGAATTTGCTAACAAACAAATTTCTGAATTGAGTTGCCATGCAAAAGGTGTCTATTTTGATAACAATAAAGCTAGAACAGTTATTGATATAGGAGGGCAGGATATTAAAGTATTAAAATTAGCGGATAATGGAAGACTTTTAAATTTTATAATGAATGATAAATGTGCTGCAGGAACGGGTAGATTTTTAGATGTAATGTCTAGAGTAATAGAAGTTCCAGTTGATGAATTAGGAAAAAAAGCATTAGAAAGTAAGAACCCATGTACTATTAGTTCTACTTGCACAGTATTTGCAGAATCAGAAGTGATTTCTCAGCTTTCAAGAGGAGTTAAAACTGAAGATTTAATAGCAGGAATTTGTAAATCTGTAGCTTCAAGAGTAGCTAGTCTTGCAAAGCGAAGTGGTATAGAAGAATTAGTAGTTATGAGTGGAGGAGTAGCTAAGAATATAGGT
Above is a window of Clostridium sporogenes DNA encoding:
- the brnQ gene encoding branched-chain amino acid transport system II carrier protein encodes the protein MSKQNKQKDIFVQGFALFAIFFGAGNLIFPPSLGMAAGDKWALAAFGFLLTDPVLPILGVIATAKVGGKAEDLGKRVSPGFAKLLGAVCILVIGPLFAIPRTAAIVYEIAVKPVAPSVPIIVISLIFFILTYIFACNQGHVIDNIGKILTPLLLIILAAIVIASIVTPVGPIVATKPNRYFLIGFQEGYQTMDALGASLMAGIVLTDLILKGYKDRKEQEYMTIRVGLVSGVLLLLVYGGLTFVGATGSGVFNGDITRVDLLLKLVYGLFGNAGAVAISVAVALACLTTAVGLTSTAANFFNSVSNGKLSYKAVSIAVVLCSLFLSVIGVEGLINIAVPILSTVYPVMIVLILMTLFDKYISNNMTYTGAVIGAFLVSLIININGTFGILNGAMGIVKKLPLFEAGFPWIVPAIVLAILFTIFGKKNKPQSLEHENSFEN
- a CDS encoding AMP-binding protein yields the protein MGLYNITIGEYLKKTCRKFPNDVAIQSLEMPDGISWSKLDKITDDIAKGMVVLGLEKGDNLVLWGSNKKEWIYIFLAASKIGVCTVTLNTNYLLEEVVKVLQVADAKAIAFMESFYNTNYVDIIEKIKKRYDEGICNIPQIMEYFIYFGEKDRPEYTGIDDLISLGKNLKEETFDLICNDINPDEVVNIQFTSGTTSSPKGVMLTHYSLVNNSFITGKVLGITNKDKLCLVVPFFHCFGLSVGILLSIGRGCSMVLVESYKITPLINTIKTFNCTVLHGVPTMFCRVLEDDSIDINVFKTIRTGILAGANVTDELLDGIIEKMNIKDIQIAYGQTETSPGCTQTLKTDTIDKKYNSVGKPLPFVEMKVIDMDTKKQLPINNIGEVCIRGFNVMKGYYKNDVLTRKTIDKEGWLHTGDLGFVDKEGYYNITGRIQDIIIRGGENINPHEIEEKLLLHPEISKVEVIGVPDKRYGEEIVACIILKPESFLTKEDIKKYISQRLAHYKVPKYIEFYDEFPLTDTGKIKRHELKKFCERKFELRQSI
- the guaB gene encoding IMP dehydrogenase, which gives rise to MAKIIKQAYTFDDVLLVPNKSEVLPKEVNLSTNLTKKIKLNIPLMSAGMDTVTESKMAIAMAREGGMGIIHKNMSIVEQAGEVDKVKRQENGVITDPFYLAPDNTIQDALNLMSRYRISGVPITKGEKLVGIITNRDILFENNYEKKIEEVMTKENLITASENTTIEEAKDILKSHKIEKLPLVDKDNNLRGLITIKDIEKVKKFPNSAKDSRGRLLCGAAVGVTKDMMERVDALVKAQVDIITVDTAHGHSKGVIEGVKKIKEKYPDIQIIAGNVATAEATRDLINAGADCIKIGIGPGSICTTRVVSGVGVPQLTAVMDCVEEANKYGISVVADGGIKYSGDIVKSLAAGAKAVMMGSMFAGCAEAPGETEIYQGRSYKVYRGMGSLAAMACGSKDRYFQEDNKKLVPEGVEGRVPFKGAVTETIYQMLGGIRSGMGYLGSATLKDLYEKATFVIQTSSGIRESHPHDISITKEAPNYSVNQ
- a CDS encoding acyl-CoA dehydratase activase, giving the protein MTDIYTMGVDIGSTASKTVVLKNGNEIVSQAVIHVGAGTSGPKRAIDSVLKEAKLSIEDLDYVVSTGYGRNSFEFANKQISELSCHAKGVYFDNNKARTVIDIGGQDIKVLKLADNGRLLNFIMNDKCAAGTGRFLDVMSRVIEVPVDELGKKALESKNPCTISSTCTVFAESEVISQLSRGVKTEDLIAGICKSVASRVASLAKRSGIEELVVMSGGVAKNIGVVKAMEAELKKDIYISENSQLNGALGASLYAYESFQKERS
- a CDS encoding CoA transferase, with the translated sequence MENNANMFNGVKVIELANFIAAPAAGRFFADGGAEVIKIESPAGDPLRYTAPSEGRPLSQEENTTYDLENANKKAIVVNIKSEKGKKILHEMLKDADILLTNWRTKALVKQGLDYDTLKEKYPKLVFAQILGYGEKGPDKDLPGFDYTAFFARGGVSGTLYEKGTVPPNVVPGLGDHQAGMFLAAGMAAALYKAKTTGQGDKVTVSLMHSAMYGLGIMIQAAQYTEHGLVYPINRNETPNPFIVSYKSKDDYFVQVCMPPYDVFYDRFMTALGREDLVGDERYNKIENLKDGRSKEVYKIIEEQMITKTKDEWDKIFREADIPFAIAQTWEDLLEDEQAWSNDYLYKMKYPTGNERALVRLPVLFKEAGLPEYNQSPQIAENTAEVLKDMGYTDEEIKELEANKDIMIRNEK
- the guaA gene encoding glutamine-hydrolyzing GMP synthase, which produces MNKELVLVVDFGGQYNQLIARRVRENKVYCEIIPYTTSIEKIKEKGPKGIIFTGGPNSVYAENAPKVQKELFDLGIPVLGICYGDQLMAHSLDGEVTSPEKREYGKTEVNLDNNSVLFKDVKEKDQCWMSHTDYISRVPNGFKTIATTDECPCAAMENTEKKLYGVQFHPEVEHTLFGKQMLKNFLFDICDLKGDWTMSSFAEQQIKSIKEKVGDKKVICALSGGVDSSVAAVIVHKAIGKQLTCIFVDHGLLRKDEGDQVEKVFKNQFDMNLIRVNAQDRFLGKLKGVSDPERKRKIIGEEFIRVFEEEAKKLGDISFLVQGTIYPDIVESGTNTSATIKSHHNVGGLPEDMEFKLIEPLRELFKDEVRAVGEELGIPHKLVWRQPFPGPGLAIRVLGEVTEEKLAITREADAIFREEIAKAGLEEKIWQYFACLPNIQSVGVMGDERTYCHTIALRAVTSSDAMTSDWARIPYGVLDKVSRRIVNEVKEVNRIVYDVTSKPPATIEWE